The proteins below come from a single Miscanthus floridulus cultivar M001 chromosome 1, ASM1932011v1, whole genome shotgun sequence genomic window:
- the LOC136491925 gene encoding uncharacterized protein, whose amino-acid sequence MRRWWCAAGGFGRRVVSSSTSAVASHARPLPLLLIPKSPSFTVPFSLSCRRHHSLQGFFHPAIASSFGPPSAHHQQVRHYAKERSRAPLTPTKSKVKKYKIKAPSSMKFRFRTMKDGQVRRWRAGKRHNAHLKSKAAKRRLRKPALVHLAYAKVIKKLNFCG is encoded by the exons ATGCGGCGGTGGTGGTGCGCCGCCGGCGGCTTCGGCCGCCGCGTCGTCTCGTcgtccacctccgccgtcgcctccCATGCCCGTCCGCTGCCGCTACTCCTGATACCTAAATCTCCCTCCTTCACCGTCCCTTTCTCCTTGTCCTGTCGCAGGCACCACTCTCTCCAGGGGTTCTTTCACCCGGCCATCGCTTCTTCCTTCGGCCCTCCG TCGGCGCATCATCAGCAGGTGCGGCACTACGCCAAGGAGAGATCGCGCGCGCCGCTCACGCCCACCAAATCCAAAGTCAAGAAATACAAGATCAAGGCCCCCTC GTCCATGAAGTTTAGATTCAGAACCATGAAAGACGGACAGGTCCGCAGGTGGAGGGCCGGCAAGCGCCACAATGCACACCTCAAG TCTAAGGCGGCCAAACGAAGACTTCGGAAACCAGCCTTGGTGCATTTGGCCTATGCAAAAGTTATAAAGAAGCTCAACTTCTGTGGGTAG